TTTCCATGGCTGATGTTCGTGTAAGTCCTAGGCCTGAAGGGTATCCACCAAATGAGGGTATGAAGAGGAGTATCATGTCCTTGGCTAATGAGGTTCATCAATTTTTGGAGAGGCCAGAAGGGTATCCATCGCCATCAGGTGAAGCAATGGAAGTCTCTACAAGCACAGAAAACCATGCATTTTTGGGCAAGTACAATGATATGTCCCTATTAGAAAGTGGTCTCCTTCAAACAAATATTGGGGACATGGGTGAAAATTGCTTTACTTTTCAAGACAAGCTTGGAAAACCAATTGATCCCAAGTTGCTATCTGTATTGGAATATTTCAGAGAACTCTTCGTTCGAAGAGAGgaagttttcaagaaaatatttcccGCAGGACTTCAAGAGGAAATTGTGGAGTTGCTTAAGAAATTTGGTACAATTGTATCC
This genomic stretch from Quercus robur chromosome 4, dhQueRobu3.1, whole genome shotgun sequence harbors:
- the LOC126722897 gene encoding uncharacterized protein LOC126722897 is translated as MADVRVSPRPEGYPPNEGMKRSIMSLANEVHQFLERPEGYPSPSGEAMEVSTSTENHAFLGKYNDMSLLESGLLQTNIGDMGENCFTFQDKLGKPIDPKLLSVLEYFRELFVRREEVFKKIFPAGLQEEIVELLKKFGTIVSQVKSEKMKVRTLQRSLSIDSPRTPFIKGGEVPLKLEYFKVKTVVLDGCGQGQQGSQCSQSK